In Arthrobacter alpinus, a single window of DNA contains:
- a CDS encoding P-II family nitrogen regulator, translated as MKLITAIIRPEQLDDVRNALESYGVQGLTVSGAHGYGRQRGHTEVYRGAEYTVDLHPKIRIEVLASDEQAYDLMDIIVASSNTGTAGDGKVWMIEVYEAVRVRTGERGVAAI; from the coding sequence ATGAAACTAATTACGGCGATCATCCGCCCGGAACAACTGGACGATGTCCGCAACGCCTTGGAAAGCTACGGTGTTCAAGGACTCACAGTCAGCGGCGCGCACGGCTACGGCCGCCAACGCGGCCACACCGAGGTTTACCGCGGTGCCGAGTACACGGTGGACTTGCACCCGAAGATCCGGATCGAAGTCCTTGCCAGCGATGAGCAAGCTTACGATCTCATGGACATCATCGTTGCCAGCTCCAACACCGGTACCGCAGGTGATGGCAAGGTTTGGATGATCGAGGTTTACGAGGCAGTCCGGGTCCGGACCGGCGAACGCGGCGTAGCCGCCATCTAA
- a CDS encoding choice-of-anchor G family protein produces MNKTKTVRAWSGAVGTATVAALALGMLAGAPAQAAPGDVISQGSGQLLNGSLLSYPNFALDLKNGAATAINDGTTADVVANQPLDLSALGILNVGAGNIPLLGNNGIIQLGAVGQYGHAVNDGSSEAFSGLVSGAPSLVTLPGNLPVAGDPALPAARVMVGTAGLLGGADLVNIDLQVGVLAAAAKQDVDAAPVGQYNVAGVSASVGGTVIQGVANTLNPAINTLLAAVSLVGVDITNPLASGKIAITEAELLAAAGVANINALPAGTDLLQYLPQAVVAKLTKIVNDLLTSVGAAIPAGVLGIVARAALATAQGILNPLLTGLSTSLLPPLSAAVSNIAALKVNVQSTTAGTFTQTALQLSLLNGSLTTIDLASASVGPNLTTAAIPVVNKDSLAIAGGLGLIVLLGMFVVRRRRNGAASTVAMA; encoded by the coding sequence ATGAACAAGACTAAAACTGTGCGCGCTTGGTCGGGCGCCGTTGGAACGGCAACCGTTGCCGCTCTGGCACTTGGCATGTTGGCGGGAGCGCCTGCACAGGCCGCTCCCGGAGACGTCATCAGCCAGGGATCAGGCCAGCTGCTAAACGGGTCGCTTCTTAGCTACCCGAACTTCGCTCTTGACCTCAAGAACGGTGCGGCAACTGCCATCAACGATGGTACGACTGCAGACGTAGTTGCCAACCAGCCGTTGGACCTCAGCGCTCTGGGCATTCTTAACGTTGGTGCTGGCAACATTCCGTTGCTTGGCAACAATGGCATCATCCAGCTTGGCGCTGTCGGCCAGTACGGCCACGCCGTCAACGATGGCTCCTCTGAAGCCTTCTCCGGCCTGGTATCCGGCGCACCGTCGCTGGTCACCCTGCCCGGAAACCTTCCTGTCGCAGGCGATCCGGCATTGCCGGCAGCTCGCGTCATGGTTGGCACGGCCGGTTTGCTGGGTGGAGCCGACCTCGTCAACATTGATCTCCAGGTCGGTGTACTAGCCGCGGCTGCAAAGCAGGACGTCGACGCAGCCCCGGTTGGTCAGTACAACGTAGCCGGCGTCAGCGCATCCGTGGGTGGAACCGTGATTCAAGGTGTTGCCAACACGCTTAACCCGGCGATCAACACCCTCTTGGCCGCCGTATCTCTCGTTGGCGTAGACATCACCAACCCCTTGGCCAGTGGCAAGATTGCCATCACCGAAGCCGAGCTGCTCGCAGCTGCTGGAGTTGCCAACATCAATGCCTTGCCCGCCGGCACCGACCTGTTGCAGTACCTGCCGCAGGCCGTAGTCGCCAAGCTTACAAAAATCGTAAATGACCTCCTGACAAGTGTTGGTGCAGCAATCCCCGCGGGTGTGCTCGGCATCGTCGCCCGCGCTGCTCTCGCCACGGCACAGGGAATTCTGAATCCCCTGCTGACCGGCTTGAGCACCTCACTGCTACCCCCGTTGAGTGCCGCAGTGAGCAACATTGCTGCACTGAAGGTCAACGTACAAAGCACCACGGCAGGCACGTTCACTCAGACAGCACTTCAGCTGAGCCTGCTCAATGGTTCTTTGACCACAATTGACCTGGCTTCGGCAAGCGTTGGACCGAACCTGACCACCGCTGCGATTCCGGTCGTCAACAAGGACAGCCTGGCCATCGCTGGTGGCCTCGGTCTGATCGTGCTGTTGGGCATGTTTGTCGTTCGTCGCCGTCGCAACGGTGCAGCCAGCACCGTGGCAATGGCCTAG
- a CDS encoding MFS transporter codes for MRMISSPSPNSAKPAPVKLPREIKVLVAAAFMIAIGFGIVAPVLPQFAQSFDVSVTAAAVVVSAFAFTRLVFAPLSGWLVERMGERRTYIVGILIVAVSSAACAFAQNYWQLLVYRGLGGIGSTMFTVAAMGLLIRLAPPLARGRVSSLYSGSFLLGNIAGPAVGGLLAGLGLHLPFLVYAAALVLVAVLVATMLPAVVPSHARRAAAKEVLPLRTALVLPAYRAVLTSGFANGWSAFGIRMALVPLFATAALGAGPEVAGISLAVFAIGTGVALTFSGRLTDTWGRKPMILAGLAVNGLAMGALGFTGTEFWFFLVSAIAGLGSGLMGPAQQATVADIIGNERSGGKVLATFQMSSDLGAIIGPIAAGFLVDAFSYGPAFLMATAVALISFLFWLPAKDTKQDPAVLH; via the coding sequence ATGAGAATGATCAGCTCCCCTTCCCCCAATTCCGCAAAGCCAGCTCCGGTGAAACTTCCCCGCGAGATCAAGGTGCTCGTTGCGGCCGCCTTCATGATCGCGATCGGCTTCGGCATTGTGGCCCCCGTGCTGCCGCAATTCGCCCAAAGTTTTGATGTCAGCGTCACAGCCGCTGCCGTGGTGGTGAGCGCCTTTGCTTTCACGCGCCTGGTCTTTGCCCCTCTGAGTGGCTGGCTCGTTGAACGCATGGGAGAGCGTCGCACCTATATTGTGGGAATCCTGATTGTTGCCGTGTCCTCCGCGGCGTGTGCCTTTGCACAAAACTACTGGCAGCTCTTGGTGTACCGCGGACTTGGCGGCATCGGTTCCACCATGTTCACGGTGGCAGCCATGGGCTTGCTCATCCGGCTGGCTCCCCCACTGGCGAGGGGCCGGGTTTCCAGTTTGTACTCCGGATCATTCTTGCTGGGCAACATTGCCGGCCCTGCCGTGGGCGGATTGTTGGCCGGTCTTGGCCTTCACCTGCCGTTCCTGGTCTACGCCGCTGCGCTGGTGCTGGTGGCGGTCCTAGTGGCGACCATGCTCCCGGCCGTTGTCCCCTCCCATGCACGAAGGGCGGCAGCCAAGGAAGTTCTGCCGCTGCGGACGGCTCTGGTGCTGCCGGCCTACCGCGCTGTTCTGACATCCGGATTCGCCAACGGCTGGTCAGCCTTCGGCATCCGCATGGCGCTTGTGCCCTTGTTCGCCACGGCGGCCCTTGGCGCAGGCCCCGAGGTTGCCGGCATCTCCCTGGCCGTGTTTGCCATTGGCACCGGTGTGGCGCTGACCTTCTCGGGCCGGCTGACCGACACCTGGGGCCGCAAGCCCATGATCTTGGCCGGCCTGGCTGTGAACGGCCTTGCAATGGGCGCCCTGGGGTTCACAGGCACCGAGTTCTGGTTCTTCCTGGTCTCCGCGATCGCGGGCTTGGGCAGCGGACTCATGGGCCCCGCACAGCAGGCCACCGTGGCCGACATCATTGGCAACGAACGCTCCGGCGGCAAGGTGCTGGCCACATTCCAGATGAGCTCAGACCTGGGCGCCATCATCGGACCCATCGCTGCCGGATTCCTTGTGGATGCTTTCTCCTACGGCCCGGCCTTCCTCATGGCAACCGCCGTGGCCCTGATTAGTTTCCTTTTCTGGCTCCCCGCCAAGGATACGAAACAGGACCCGGCCGTTCTGCACTAG
- a CDS encoding ammonium transporter — protein sequence MNTGDTAWVLASASLVLLMTPGLAFFYGGMTRAKGVLNMMMMSFGAIAVVGVLWVLFGYSAAFGSDVGGGLLGNPFEKFGLQGVLDTSDTMPLVGTIPEIAFVGFQAVFAIITVALITGAIADRAKFGAWMLFAAIWVTVVYFPVAHWVFSFTEDAEGNPTGGWIGQGLGVIDFAGGTAVHINAGAAALALALILGKRKGFGKDSSHRPHNLPFVMLGAGLLWFGWFGFNAGSALGANAVAGYAWINTLAAPAAAILGWLLVEKLRDGHATSLGAASGAVAGLVAITPACSALTPVWSLVLGLIAGVICALAVGLKYRFGIDDSLDVVGVHLVGGIVGTLFIGLAADENSPAGGQGLFYGGGFELLGKQAIGAFAVMLYSFVIAFVIGWIINKTMGFRISDEHEVDGIDVAIHAESAYDLGGRNSGSFSPLLEKLPTASGSKESRSVEAKVDA from the coding sequence ATGAATACTGGCGATACAGCTTGGGTCCTAGCATCCGCATCTTTGGTGCTTCTGATGACCCCAGGACTAGCATTTTTTTACGGCGGCATGACCCGGGCAAAGGGTGTGCTGAACATGATGATGATGAGCTTCGGCGCCATCGCCGTGGTCGGCGTCCTCTGGGTCCTCTTTGGATACTCGGCAGCGTTCGGTAGCGACGTTGGCGGCGGACTCCTGGGCAACCCGTTCGAAAAGTTCGGTCTCCAGGGTGTTCTTGACACCTCAGACACCATGCCGCTGGTGGGAACCATCCCTGAGATTGCCTTCGTTGGCTTCCAGGCCGTGTTTGCCATCATCACCGTAGCCCTTATTACCGGTGCCATTGCAGACCGCGCCAAGTTCGGTGCCTGGATGCTCTTCGCCGCAATCTGGGTCACAGTTGTCTACTTCCCCGTAGCTCACTGGGTCTTCTCCTTTACCGAAGACGCGGAAGGCAACCCCACAGGTGGCTGGATCGGCCAGGGTTTGGGTGTTATTGACTTTGCCGGTGGTACTGCTGTTCACATCAATGCCGGTGCAGCAGCTCTGGCCCTGGCCCTGATCCTGGGTAAGCGCAAGGGCTTCGGCAAGGATTCGAGCCACCGTCCGCACAACCTTCCGTTCGTTATGCTCGGCGCCGGACTTCTCTGGTTTGGCTGGTTTGGTTTCAACGCCGGCTCCGCCCTGGGTGCCAACGCTGTCGCCGGCTACGCCTGGATCAACACGCTGGCCGCACCTGCCGCAGCAATCTTGGGCTGGCTCTTGGTTGAAAAGCTCCGTGATGGTCACGCCACTTCCCTCGGTGCCGCATCCGGTGCCGTAGCCGGCCTGGTAGCCATCACCCCCGCATGCTCGGCCTTGACCCCGGTTTGGTCCCTTGTCCTGGGCCTGATCGCCGGCGTTATCTGCGCACTGGCAGTTGGCTTGAAGTACCGTTTTGGAATTGACGATTCACTGGACGTTGTAGGTGTCCACCTTGTCGGCGGCATTGTCGGCACGCTGTTCATTGGGCTCGCGGCGGACGAAAACTCGCCGGCAGGTGGCCAGGGTCTTTTCTATGGTGGCGGATTCGAACTTCTGGGCAAGCAGGCTATCGGCGCATTCGCAGTTATGCTCTACTCCTTCGTGATCGCGTTCGTCATCGGTTGGATCATCAACAAGACCATGGGCTTCCGTATCTCGGACGAACATGAAGTAGATGGCATTGACGTCGCCATTCATGCAGAATCAGCTTATGACTTGGGCGGCCGCAACTCCGGTAGCTTCTCGCCCCTCCTTGAAAAACTCCCTACGGCTTCCGGGTCCAAGGAATCACGTAGCGTGGAAGCGAAGGTAGACGCATGA
- the xrtS gene encoding exosortase S, which produces MTTTPAHVPVPNASNPPTNAAIRAPRPHGFPALMLFAGAAALIMFQDQLRTLEARAFAGTLQLFSDTSVYSVASMVVFRMGDNVPYGLNITALCSTAVLWVPLLAAAGLILLSGRCQRGSLVRALIVSLIIVAACNVLRFLMIVFGLVWWGQTGFDLMHHYLGSIVVIIGFVGAFIVLVMSARKSAKQSRG; this is translated from the coding sequence ATGACGACGACTCCCGCGCACGTCCCTGTGCCAAACGCTTCGAACCCGCCAACGAACGCAGCGATCAGGGCTCCACGGCCGCACGGCTTCCCCGCCCTCATGCTGTTTGCCGGCGCTGCAGCCTTGATCATGTTTCAGGATCAGCTCCGCACACTTGAGGCCCGCGCCTTTGCCGGGACGCTGCAGTTGTTCTCCGATACAAGCGTTTACAGCGTTGCCAGCATGGTGGTGTTCCGAATGGGCGACAACGTTCCCTATGGATTGAATATCACGGCACTTTGTTCAACAGCCGTGCTGTGGGTGCCTCTGCTGGCAGCGGCAGGACTGATTCTATTGTCAGGGCGTTGCCAACGCGGCTCGCTGGTCCGTGCGCTCATCGTGAGCCTAATCATCGTAGCCGCCTGCAATGTTCTCCGTTTTCTCATGATCGTTTTCGGTCTCGTCTGGTGGGGGCAGACCGGGTTTGACCTCATGCATCATTACCTGGGTTCGATCGTCGTGATTATCGGTTTCGTGGGCGCCTTCATTGTGCTGGTCATGTCTGCGCGCAAGTCAGCCAAGCAGTCACGAGGATGA
- a CDS encoding response regulator transcription factor yields MNVGTIQTVATLQMAVVGCDYVTNLGLSQLLNRANYINVLASVPSLPALNSVMETSNVDLVLIDAGIPLMDLMHICRELAAAETSPTVVVMGDLPFEVTESLIFAGVSAILNNGVVAEDIPTALRMAHRGGAVLVNKGSRLALMERSNSYDIGNRVRFDGLNTRERAVALGVAEGKSNGQLASELHVSEATVKLLVSNVMGKLRVSNRVQIAVVVTKARLV; encoded by the coding sequence ATGAATGTCGGAACTATACAGACCGTAGCGACCCTGCAGATGGCAGTCGTCGGATGCGACTACGTCACGAATCTCGGCCTGTCCCAACTCTTGAACCGCGCCAATTACATCAATGTGTTGGCTTCCGTGCCCAGCTTGCCAGCTCTCAATTCGGTCATGGAAACATCTAACGTGGATCTGGTTCTCATTGATGCGGGCATTCCACTCATGGACTTGATGCACATTTGCCGGGAACTTGCCGCGGCGGAAACCTCGCCCACCGTGGTGGTGATGGGGGACCTGCCCTTTGAAGTTACCGAATCCCTCATCTTTGCCGGTGTTAGCGCAATCCTGAACAATGGCGTGGTTGCGGAAGATATTCCCACTGCTTTGCGCATGGCTCATCGAGGTGGCGCAGTGTTAGTCAACAAGGGCTCCCGTCTTGCCTTGATGGAGCGCAGCAACAGCTACGATATTGGCAATCGCGTTCGCTTTGACGGCCTCAATACTCGCGAACGAGCCGTGGCCCTCGGCGTTGCTGAAGGGAAGTCCAACGGACAATTGGCCTCGGAACTTCATGTCAGTGAAGCAACGGTGAAGCTTCTGGTTTCAAACGTCATGGGTAAGCTACGTGTTTCCAATCGAGTCCAGATCGCCGTTGTGGTCACCAAAGCCCGTCTCGTCTGA
- a CDS encoding septum formation family protein, translating into MSDTKPAVPCTSDHTSETFRIAKLLGSLAASDSRPNSSRLAAVTSQYCTVEMLRDYLGARDRDTSSALGITAYFPETTAWSAGDRTVRCDLVVKSPGSDEPVLLTGSLQDVMATPASARLRTCYPDAPFPEPSKEPSLTVVLCSEPHVGEDINAWLNINNSNPPEAEVLGKCTPFAEEFFAPAPIPEGVAVTGIVVPGNGMSTLRCAVRSKDSKTLKGTLLHD; encoded by the coding sequence GTGAGTGACACTAAGCCGGCAGTCCCCTGCACCTCGGATCACACCAGCGAGACGTTTCGGATTGCTAAATTGCTGGGCAGTCTGGCCGCCAGCGATTCCCGCCCAAACTCATCACGTTTGGCAGCGGTAACGAGTCAATACTGCACCGTTGAGATGCTGCGCGATTATCTGGGTGCACGGGACCGTGACACAAGTTCTGCTCTTGGAATCACAGCCTACTTTCCAGAAACAACCGCTTGGAGTGCTGGAGACCGGACGGTTCGGTGCGATCTTGTGGTCAAGAGCCCCGGCAGTGACGAACCTGTATTGCTCACTGGCTCACTCCAGGACGTGATGGCAACGCCTGCCTCGGCTCGGCTGCGCACATGCTACCCGGACGCGCCTTTTCCAGAACCGTCAAAGGAACCCAGCCTGACGGTCGTCTTGTGTTCGGAACCACATGTTGGCGAAGATATCAACGCTTGGCTGAACATCAACAACAGCAATCCCCCCGAAGCTGAGGTTCTGGGCAAGTGCACACCATTTGCCGAAGAATTCTTTGCTCCCGCCCCCATCCCGGAAGGCGTAGCGGTTACCGGAATCGTTGTGCCGGGAAATGGAATGTCAACGCTTCGATGCGCCGTTCGATCGAAAGACTCCAAGACTTTGAAGGGCACCTTGCTCCATGATTGA
- the ftsY gene encoding signal recognition particle-docking protein FtsY, whose product MNDLLPIILSIVVGLAVIGGLIPVFLKARRNSQNYTGPRDANDPAPLDAADAQGDTLVADRPDTQAPASDLETELLEPEAPAAPSLETPLPVEGRLVRLRARLSKSNNALGKGLLALLSRDTIDENVWEEVEETLLLADIGTDSTMELVDTLRDRVKVLGVRSPEHVQAMLREELIKLVDPTMDRSLNIDRHDGRPAVLMVVGVNGVGKTTTVGKLARVLVAEEKDVLLGAADTFRAAAAEQLATWGARVGVPTVKSDVDGADPASVAFEAVKAGIDQEVDVVMIDTAGRLQNKVGLMDELGKVKRVIEKQATVDEVLLVLDATTGQNGLTQAKVFAEVVNITGIVLTKLDGTAKGGIVVAIQKTLGVPVKLVGLGEGADDLAPFDAENFVDALLS is encoded by the coding sequence GTGAACGATCTTCTCCCCATCATCCTGTCCATTGTTGTTGGGCTCGCCGTCATTGGCGGGCTCATCCCCGTCTTCCTGAAGGCACGCCGCAACAGCCAGAACTACACCGGCCCCCGCGATGCCAACGACCCGGCACCGTTGGATGCCGCCGACGCCCAAGGCGACACGCTGGTCGCCGATCGCCCGGATACCCAGGCTCCGGCGTCGGACCTTGAAACGGAACTGCTTGAGCCAGAAGCCCCGGCTGCCCCGTCGCTGGAGACTCCACTGCCCGTTGAAGGCCGTCTGGTTCGGCTGCGTGCGCGCCTGTCGAAGTCAAACAACGCGCTGGGCAAGGGCCTGCTGGCACTTCTTTCACGCGACACCATCGATGAAAACGTGTGGGAAGAGGTCGAGGAAACGCTGCTGCTGGCTGACATCGGCACGGATTCCACGATGGAGTTGGTGGATACCCTGCGCGACCGCGTGAAGGTTTTGGGCGTGCGCAGCCCCGAGCACGTGCAGGCGATGCTGCGCGAGGAGCTCATCAAGCTCGTTGATCCGACCATGGATCGCAGCCTGAACATTGACCGTCACGACGGCCGCCCCGCCGTACTCATGGTGGTCGGCGTCAATGGTGTCGGCAAGACCACCACAGTTGGCAAGCTTGCCCGTGTCCTGGTCGCCGAGGAGAAGGACGTGCTGCTGGGTGCCGCGGATACTTTCCGCGCCGCGGCTGCCGAGCAGCTGGCCACGTGGGGTGCCCGCGTGGGCGTTCCCACCGTGAAGTCCGACGTCGATGGTGCAGACCCGGCCTCTGTTGCGTTTGAGGCGGTGAAGGCTGGCATCGACCAGGAGGTTGATGTTGTCATGATCGACACCGCAGGACGCCTTCAGAACAAGGTTGGCCTGATGGACGAGCTGGGCAAGGTCAAGCGCGTCATTGAAAAGCAGGCCACGGTTGATGAGGTGCTGTTGGTGCTTGATGCCACCACGGGCCAGAACGGTCTGACGCAGGCAAAGGTTTTTGCAGAGGTCGTCAACATCACCGGTATTGTGCTGACCAAGCTGGACGGCACGGCCAAGGGTGGGATCGTTGTTGCCATCCAGAAGACGCTGGGCGTTCCCGTGAAGCTGGTGGGCCTGGGTGAAGGTGCCGATGATTTGGCTCCCTTCGACGCAGAGAACTTCGTGGACGCCCTCTTGAGCTAA
- a CDS encoding glycosyltransferase family 2 protein: MSFFESAQALAFVLLVTFLAYVAILLVPFLTRKQDPEGDPTLFDWHFFIPCRDEEVVIKNTVRSLVTQFPGAHIWVIDDDSEDSTAEVVVAMSRENSKIHLIQRRRPNARTGKGDALNAAYAALNAWLPATTDRTRCIVAVVDGDGELAPNALAQASGSLAFGDPTVGAAQAAVWMRNRNDPNPASGNSRLKQAMARYLVRMQDIEFRTTIAAMQSLRRHTLSVGLGGNGQFTRLSALDAVADIAKRPWHGGLLEDYELAIHIMLAGHHTVYMHDTHVSQEALPSVRRLLTQRTRWCQGGMQCSRYLKNIFVSPHFTNLGALESSYFLLIPYVQLIGLFLWPTLFLSMIGSGAVTAGSVALWLSQAWWLIPLILLTGVVPFALWGPIYRRQAEPGRNFFMGLVWGVGYWLYMYQSYVCVLRAGFRMLTGRNGWAKTRRNNESDAQLLAKEA, from the coding sequence TTGTCTTTTTTTGAATCGGCCCAGGCACTTGCCTTCGTCCTATTGGTTACCTTCTTGGCGTACGTCGCAATCCTGCTGGTTCCCTTCCTGACCAGAAAACAGGATCCGGAAGGTGACCCAACGCTCTTCGATTGGCACTTCTTCATTCCCTGCCGAGATGAAGAAGTGGTCATCAAGAACACTGTCAGATCCCTCGTCACCCAGTTCCCGGGTGCCCACATCTGGGTCATCGACGATGACAGTGAAGATAGCACCGCCGAGGTTGTCGTGGCCATGTCGCGTGAAAACAGCAAGATCCATCTGATCCAACGCAGGCGCCCGAATGCCAGGACAGGAAAGGGCGATGCCTTGAACGCCGCATATGCGGCACTCAATGCCTGGCTCCCGGCCACCACGGACCGCACCCGCTGCATCGTGGCAGTCGTTGATGGTGATGGAGAGCTGGCCCCCAACGCTTTGGCGCAGGCCTCCGGTTCACTCGCGTTTGGCGATCCGACGGTTGGCGCCGCGCAGGCCGCCGTATGGATGCGCAACCGCAATGACCCCAACCCGGCCAGCGGAAATTCCCGCCTGAAACAAGCCATGGCCAGGTACCTTGTGCGTATGCAGGACATAGAATTCCGTACCACCATTGCTGCCATGCAGTCCTTGCGTCGACACACACTGTCCGTGGGTCTTGGCGGAAATGGCCAGTTCACCCGGCTCTCGGCACTGGATGCCGTCGCCGACATCGCCAAACGCCCCTGGCACGGTGGGCTCCTGGAAGACTATGAGCTCGCCATCCACATCATGCTTGCCGGCCACCACACCGTCTACATGCACGACACCCATGTCTCGCAGGAAGCCCTGCCCTCGGTACGACGCCTGCTGACCCAACGTACTCGCTGGTGCCAAGGCGGCATGCAGTGCAGCCGTTACCTCAAGAACATCTTCGTTTCTCCCCACTTCACCAACCTTGGGGCGCTGGAATCCAGTTATTTCCTGCTGATTCCCTATGTTCAGCTCATTGGCCTGTTCCTGTGGCCGACCCTTTTCCTGTCGATGATTGGTAGCGGTGCCGTCACGGCGGGCAGCGTCGCCCTGTGGCTGAGTCAAGCCTGGTGGCTCATCCCCCTCATTCTCTTGACCGGTGTTGTCCCGTTCGCATTGTGGGGGCCAATCTACCGCCGCCAAGCAGAACCTGGCCGCAACTTTTTCATGGGTCTGGTCTGGGGCGTTGGCTACTGGCTGTACATGTACCAAAGCTACGTGTGTGTTCTGCGGGCCGGTTTCCGTATGCTTACGGGCCGCAATGGCTGGGCCAAGACCCGCCGAAACAATGAATCTGACGCCCAGCTACTGGCAAAGGAAGCCTAA